GATCATCGAGCATCGGTCGTCGCTCGAGCCCATAGAAGTAGAGCAAGACATAGCCGATCTCGAAGTCGGGCTGGTTGCGAGGCCCGGCGAGCCAGTCGAGATAGACAGCCCGTGAGGACGGGGTGAGACGCGCATAGTCCGGCCAATCTCCCGGACGACCGCCGGAACCACCAGAATGGTCCGCCACCTCGAGGTCGGGATCGACGAGACAGTTTTCATTGCCGCGACCGGCTCGACGGGGCAGAGAGCGGCCGAAATAGATCATGCCGCCGCCGATTTTCCGACCGCCCACGATGACGGGCTGTCCGGCGGAGATCCATTCCGTCGACAGTCGTGATTCCGGAAGCTCGCGCGCCTGTGCGGCCTCTGTGGAGTTCTGCGTCTGGTCCGAAGGCTCGATCGCGGCGCGCTCCGGCAACCGCGGTTCAGCGAATTCAGAGAGCGCGGCGAGAGAGAGATTGCGGGACTCTTCTCGACCGGCGGCGTTCTCCAATCTCCCCGAAGGACGAGGCGTTGCGCCGAAATTCGGCGCTAATTCGTCCGTGCGGCGCAGTCCATCAGGATCGCTCGCGTCGATTTGCGTGGGTTCTCGCTCGCATGCCGCGGCCGGATCGGGGGCTGCTCCCGGCGCACGAAGCGCTTCCAGTGGTTCGACCGATATCTTTTCGCCGGCTGGTTCCGGGGCCGGCGACGAGATCGAATGGACGAGCGTTGCTTCCAGCACGGCCGCCAATGTGGCTTCGTAGGCTTTGACCCGCCCTCCGATCGTCGGATCGGGCGCCGTCTCGTTCGGGGTTGACGCGATAGAGATATCGGCCGTGAGGCGTTCCGTTCCCCGATCAAGAGGAGCCTTCTCGTCCAGTCCTCGCGCTGACTTGGGACGCCATCGCCGACCGACGACCCAGATGCACCCAGCCGCCAGGAAAGCGATAGGCGCGAGCACGCTCCAAAGCGGCCGCGGCGTCTCGGCGCGCTGCGACGCCGCGGGGGGCGAAGGCGCCGGCTCTGCCGCTCGTGGCCGCGCCGGCCGTCCGAGGACCGTGGACGGATCAATGACCGGCGTCGGAGCGAAAGCGGGTTGCGCCGGGGTCTGCGGCAGCGGCGCTTCGACAACGGACGGACGGGGCCCTTCGATGGGCGTCGGCTCCTCGATGCGTCTCGGCGGGATCGGAGGCGGCGCCGCGATCTCGGCTTTCGCAGGCGCCGGGGACGCGAGGTCGTGCAAGCGCCTGACGGTTGCGAGGTCGAGCGTGCCGTTCGGAGGCAAGCCTTCCCACTTCTGAAATTCTCGCAGCGCCTTGATCGAGCGCTGTCCCCATCGCCCGTCTACGACGCCGATATCGAAACCGCGATCCTTCAGCGCCCGCTGAGCCTCGAGATAGTCGGGGCCGGCGGCTTGCGCCGCTGCCGGCGAGGCCGAAAGGAACAGAAAGAAAAGAAGGGGAGCAAACCTTGGATGTGCGCCCGCTGCGCCGTCGTCCTCATCGAAAGCCCGCTCACCATGCGTCGGCCCGAAGGTCATGTATCGCGTAGAATCAATGCGATGAGACGACATGGCGACCGCGGCGATATCCAACGGGAAAAAATGAGCGAGCCATCTAACCCGAAAAATCGGCGGCAGTCACTCCCGACAATGAAGCTCCCTTCACGCCGCGTTGCGCTCGTCCATGCGCTGGAGGATATCGACGAGGCGCAGAACGTCGGCGGTCTCGAAGACGCCTTCGACGCCATTGCTGTCGAAATCCGTGAAAGGCGTCTCATAGAGCAGGGCGGGATCCATCGCGCCGCGCTCGGTCAAATGGTCGATGACGAGGTTCAGGAACTCGTGCTGATCGGCCGTGAGCGTCCGCCCGTCCTCGAAGTCCGAGAACAGTTTCTTCGCCGCCTCGCGGTCCAGGCCGACGAGCGAGCGAACGAAGCGCGCGAGACCGCCTTCCGATTGGATGAGGCCGAGGGAGGCGTCGTCGGCTCCCGACTCTTTGAAGATGCGCTCGAGCTCGGAAAGATCGGTCGCAGTCAGCGGCTCCGCGCGCTTGAGCTTGAGGACGGCGATATGGTTCTCGTGCGGGCGCAGGAAGACGCGCGCCTTCCGACGAAAGGCGTCCATATCCGTGCCCACTGGCAGGCCGCGCAGTTCCACCTCGGCGCCGCCGCCGCTGCGATCCTCGAAATCGGAATAGACGATCGGCCGCTTCTCGCGCTCGATCAGCTTGACGAGCGCGCGCAATCGCCGGCGCAGGCTCTCCAGCATGGGCAGCGTCACATCCTGCCAGAAGGCGTTGGTCTGAACCTCCTCGATCAGCGCGATCTCCGCCGCCACCCTCGGCACATTGGCGAGTCCTTCGAGCAGCGAGGCGAGCGCGCGAATGCGCCCCGAGAGGCGAACGAAGGCGGGCTCCACGCGCAACAGCGCCAACTCGGTCCGGAACAGCAGCAGATCGAACTGCTTGGCGGCGAGATCATCGTCGCCGACGGCGGAGGGGAGGCCGGCGACATGCTCGATCAATTCATTGCGCGCGTCGGCGTCGAGCCGCCGCCAGGCGGCGTCCGACGAAAATTTCTCGATCGCGCGCCGATGCGGGCGGACCAGGAAATTATCGAGGCTCATGCCGGCGATCTCCGCCCGCAGATCGCCAACCAGCGCCGCGCGGACCTCCGCGATGCGATCGGCCTCCGATCCGCCCTCGCCGGCGTGCAGCACCGCTGCGGGCAATTGCGCATAATCGCCGGCCGGCTCGGGCGCGGCGCCGTCCAGCTCGCCGATCAGTTCTACGCGCGCGATGAAAAGGCGCTTGCCGAGCGACTCCCCCGCCCTGCCCTCGGCGATATCGGGATGCGCGTCGAAGAACTCGAAATTGCGGCACCAATCGAAGATGTAGAAGAACTCCTTGTCCTGCGTCTCGCCGAAGAGATTTTCGCACAGGCGCGTGCCGCGGCCGATCATCTGCCAGAATTTGGTCTTGGAGCGCACCGGCTTGAAGAAGACGAGGTTGACGATCTCCTTCACATCTATGCCCGTGTCGAGCATGTCGATCGACACGGCGATATGCGGCGCCTTCTCCGCTTGCGAGAAATCGTCGATCAGCGTCTGCGCATAGGAGATCGAATGATCGATCACCCGCGCGAATTGGCCGGCGAGATTGGGATAATGCGCGTCGAAGCGCTCGGCGATGAAATTGGCGTGGTCGCGATTTTTCGCGAAAATGATCGTCTTGCCGAGCCGGTCGCCGTCCGCGACCTTCAGCCCCTTCTCCATCAGATGCTCGAGCACGCGGTCGACAGTGTCGGCGTTGAACAGCCATTTGTTGATCGCCGGCGCCTCGACGACGCCGGGAACGGCGCCGTCCTCCTCCCATTCGAGCGCGTCCCATTTCTCCTTGTCGTCCTCGGAGAGCGCGTCATAACGAATGCCGCTGTCGAGAAAATCGGTGGTCAGCGAGACTGCGCGCGGCGGCGCCAGAAAACCGTCGCGCACCGCCTCGTCCAGACCATAGGCGTCGGTCGGCACGCCGGTCTGGAGATCGAACAAACGATAGGTGTCGCGGTCGACCTCGCCCTTCGGCGTCGCCGTCAGCCCCACCAGCAGGCTGTCGAAATAATCGAAGATCGCTTTGTATTTGCGATAGACGGAGCGATGCGCCTCGTCGATGACGATGAGATCGAAATGGCCGACGCCGAAGCGCCGCCCCTCGGCGCCCGCATCGTCGATCAGCCGCATCATGGTCGGATAGGTCGAGACATAGACGCGGCCCTCCTGCGTCTTGTCGTCGAGCAGATTGACCGTCG
The sequence above is a segment of the Methylosinus trichosporium OB3b genome. Coding sequences within it:
- a CDS encoding DEAD/DEAH box helicase family protein, coding for MSQFSFLQSEFPDVFAHASRAEALARSDSRGAAFYCRLALETAVEWLYRHDGTLRSPYESSLAALIAAPSFQTLAGRTLCVKARFVKDVGNAAAHGKPVSAAQATSALREFFDIAYWLARTYARGGKPAPDVAFSMEALPRLAQIERTTLAQLQEVERRFRATVEERKAVEAALAASEERRAAVEAEIAALRAEIAQVKAANEALPDAHDYRESETRDLFIDTLLREAGFDPKAPDVAEVEVRGMPNASGIGFVDYVLPGADGRPLALIEAKRTRKDPRDGQQQAKLYADRLEAQYGRRPVIFYTNGYEHWIWDDARHPPRPIQGFLKRDELELMLQRRETRKILAPENIDKQIVDRAYQQRAIRRVTEAFERDHARKALLVIATGAGKTRIVIALCDLLMRANWVKRVLFLADRTALVRQAANAFKEHLPGAATVNLLDDKTQEGRVYVSTYPTMMRLIDDAGAEGRRFGVGHFDLIVIDEAHRSVYRKYKAIFDYFDSLLVGLTATPKGEVDRDTYRLFDLQTGVPTDAYGLDEAVRDGFLAPPRAVSLTTDFLDSGIRYDALSEDDKEKWDALEWEEDGAVPGVVEAPAINKWLFNADTVDRVLEHLMEKGLKVADGDRLGKTIIFAKNRDHANFIAERFDAHYPNLAGQFARVIDHSISYAQTLIDDFSQAEKAPHIAVSIDMLDTGIDVKEIVNLVFFKPVRSKTKFWQMIGRGTRLCENLFGETQDKEFFYIFDWCRNFEFFDAHPDIAEGRAGESLGKRLFIARVELIGELDGAAPEPAGDYAQLPAAVLHAGEGGSEADRIAEVRAALVGDLRAEIAGMSLDNFLVRPHRRAIEKFSSDAAWRRLDADARNELIEHVAGLPSAVGDDDLAAKQFDLLLFRTELALLRVEPAFVRLSGRIRALASLLEGLANVPRVAAEIALIEEVQTNAFWQDVTLPMLESLRRRLRALVKLIEREKRPIVYSDFEDRSGGGAEVELRGLPVGTDMDAFRRKARVFLRPHENHIAVLKLKRAEPLTATDLSELERIFKESGADDASLGLIQSEGGLARFVRSLVGLDREAAKKLFSDFEDGRTLTADQHEFLNLVIDHLTERGAMDPALLYETPFTDFDSNGVEGVFETADVLRLVDILQRMDERNAA
- a CDS encoding TerB N-terminal domain-containing protein translates to MLAPIAFLAAGCIWVVGRRWRPKSARGLDEKAPLDRGTERLTADISIASTPNETAPDPTIGGRVKAYEATLAAVLEATLVHSISSPAPEPAGEKISVEPLEALRAPGAAPDPAAACEREPTQIDASDPDGLRRTDELAPNFGATPRPSGRLENAAGREESRNLSLAALSEFAEPRLPERAAIEPSDQTQNSTEAAQARELPESRLSTEWISAGQPVIVGGRKIGGGMIYFGRSLPRRAGRGNENCLVDPDLEVADHSGGSGGRPGDWPDYARLTPSSRAVYLDWLAGPRNQPDFEIGYVLLYFYGLERRPMLDDPIVQWAGCMARLSRRCAASFSERMSPPISMTARIACFGTRARRRWSSSSDVARSSPSARAA